Part of the Deltaproteobacteria bacterium genome, GCCCGCACGTCCTCCGCCTCGACGTCGATCGTGTGGTCGGCCCCGAGCGTGCGGGCGAGGGCGAGCTTCTTCGCGTCGCGCGCCAGGCCCGTCACAATGATCGTATCGGCTCCCGCCGCCCGCGCAGCGATCACGCATGCGAGGCCGCGCTGTCCCGGCCCCAGGACGAGAACGGCGTCGCCCGGGCCGGTGTCGGGAATCTCCACCGCCCAGCGAAAGCCCGCGCCGAGGGGGTTGAACATGACGGCGAGGGTTGCCGGGACGTCCTTCCGCATCGGATGCACGAGCGAGAAGGGGTCGAGGTACATGTAGTCCGCGTATGCGCCCCACAGCCCAGGCGGGTGCGTCAGGGGCACGTAGCCGTGGCCGAACATCCCACCGCGCCCGCGGCACAGCTGGTAGCGACCTTCGGTGCACGCACGGCAGTGGCCGCAGGGAATCAACGACTCCACCGCGACGCGATCGCCGACGTCGACGCCCCAGCGGCGCGCGGCCCGGTCGCCGATGCGCTCGATCACGCCGAGCGGCTCGTGGCCGGGAATCAAGGGGAAGCGGACCGGAAGCACGCCGGCATATTGCTCCGCGTCGCTGCCGCAGATGCCGCACGCCTCGACGCGCAGCAGGGCGCTGTCGTCGTCGATGTCCGGCACGGCCAGCTCGCGCAGCTCGAGGGCGCGGGGACCGTTCTGCACGACCGCGCGGGTCAGCCGCGGCGCCACCGGCCTCCCATACGCGGGACGGGCCGCGGTTGGCAACGGAGGCCCCGATCCGGCCCGCGGAACCGCGCCCGCGGGCGTCCGACCCTCGGGCACACCCCTAGCGTCTCCGCATGATCTGGTGTGGACGCGGGATCGGGCGGCGCGCCCCGCGTGCCAGCCGATGGTCGCGCTATTGCTTGCTACAAAGCCGATGCGAGGCGGTCCCCCCCGGCCGAGCGTGCTGCTTGCGACCGTGCTGGTCGTCGCGCTCACCGTCTCGGCGGCACAGGCGCTGCACCAGAACTCGCCTGGCGCCATCCGGGTGACGCCGGGGGTTCCGGTCGTCGACCCCCCGACCCAGTCCTGGGGCTTTCAAGTGCCCTTCTCCTCGACGGAAGACCTGGCGAGAACGGGCAGCAGCGGCCGCCAGGTTTTCGTCTTCGGGCTCTTCAACTACGACTGCCAGCACCTGCTCCCCGGCCCTGGGCTCGCGTGCCCGGCGACACCGGCGCCGATTTTCACGCAGGTGACGAGCGGCCCGGGCAACCCCGACAACCCGAGCATCACTGCCGCGGGGGCCGTGGTCGCCTTCGATGCCGACGGGGCGTACGCCGGCGGCACGGGGCCGGGCGTCGGTCACCGGCAGATATTCCTGAAGGATCTGACGACGAGTCTGATCTCCCGGATCACCGACGCCCCCGACGGCGACAGCGTGCGGCCGTCGCTCACCTACCCCGGTGGGGTGCTCGTCTTCGAATCCACGGCGCCGCTGCTCGGCGGGCGGAGCGGTATCTCGCAGATATTCGTCTACCGCGTCAGCACGGCGACGCTCACGCAGGTGACCAACGGCGCCGGCCCGAGCACCTTGCCGACGATTCGCAAGCTCGGGAGGATCCTCGCCTTCGAATCGACCGCCGACCTCCTGGGCGACGGCCACGACACGGGGGTCTCGCAGATCTTCTGGTACGACCGCGGGTCCAATCTGGTTCACCAGCTGACCCACGGCGATGGCCCGAGCCATCACCCCTACGTGGCGATGCACGCGCGCCTCGCGCCCGAGCTCGGCAGGGCGGGACGGGGCCCGGCCATCTTCTTCGACTCGTCGGCGCACGACCTGCCGGGCACGAGCGGGGGCCCCG contains:
- a CDS encoding zinc-binding dehydrogenase, which codes for MAPGEFWCSACAAETVSATTSTVASSTLGRGGPPRIGFVASNSATIGWHAGRAARSRVHTRSCGDARGVPEGRTPAGAVPRAGSGPPLPTAARPAYGRPVAPRLTRAVVQNGPRALELRELAVPDIDDDSALLRVEACGICGSDAEQYAGVLPVRFPLIPGHEPLGVIERIGDRAARRWGVDVGDRVAVESLIPCGHCRACTEGRYQLCRGRGGMFGHGYVPLTHPPGLWGAYADYMYLDPFSLVHPMRKDVPATLAVMFNPLGAGFRWAVEIPDTGPGDAVLVLGPGQRGLACVIAARAAGADTIIVTGLARDAKKLALARTLGADHTIDVEAEDVRARVRELTGGRGADVVVEVSANAPEPVGEALHYVAAGGRIVLAGVKGFKAVPDFVSDLVVVKEVTIRGAFGVTTRAYDAAIRLIESGRVPLARMHTHDFPLEAAERAIRTLAGEVPGETSIHSCLLLE